A part of Aegilops tauschii subsp. strangulata cultivar AL8/78 chromosome 2, Aet v6.0, whole genome shotgun sequence genomic DNA contains:
- the LOC109738990 gene encoding cytochrome P450 87A3, with protein MQPYLELASLRITATIPLSPRIYSTIFLEAMAAMAYIALRGAALAAIVALIHWVYRWRHPKCAGTLPPGSMGIPIIGETLQFFAPNPTCGLSPFVRDRVKRYGSMFKTSIVGRPVVVSADPDVNHYVFQNEGKLFESWYPDTFTEIFGRDNVGSLHGFIYKYLKTLVLRLYGQENLKAVLLAETDAACRGSLAAWAAQPCVDIKDGLSTMIFDLTAKKLIGYEPTKSSESLRENFTAFIRGLISFPLNIPGTAYHECMEGRKKAMKVLKGMMQERMADPERKCEDFFDHVIQELRREKPLLTETIALDLMFVLLFASFETTALALTLGVKLLTENPRVVDALTEEHEAIVRNREDPDAAITWAEYKSMTFTAQVIMEIVRLANIVPGIFRKALQDVEIKGYTVPAGWGIMVCPPAVHLNPDIYEDPLAFNPWRWQDKPEITGGTKHFMAFGGGLRFCVGTDLTKVLMATFIHNLVTKYRWKTVKGGNIVRTPGLGFPDGFDIQLFPKN; from the exons ATGCAGCCATATCTTGAGCTAGCTTCTCTCCGCATCACCGCCACCATCCCGCTGTCCCCAAGAATATATAGCACCATCTTCCTCGAGGCCATGGCTGCCATGGCCTATATAGCCCTCCGGGGCGCGGCATTGGCCGCCATCGTCGCCCTCATCCATTGGGTGTACAGGTGGCGCCACCCCAAATGCGCCGGCACGCTCCCGCCGGGATCCATGGGCATCCCCATCATCGGCGAGACGCTGCAGTTCTTCGCCCCCAACCCGACCTGCGGCCTCTCCCCCTTCGTCCGGGACAGGGTGAAGAGGTACGGGAGCATGTTCAAGACGAGCATCGTGGGGCGGCCGGTGGTGGTGTCGGCCGACCCGGACGTGAACCACTACGTGTTCCAGAACGAGGGGAAGCTGTTCGAGAGCTGGTACCCGGACACCTTCACCGAGATCTTCGGCCGCGACAACGTCGGCTCCCTGCACGGCTTCATCTACAAGTACCTCAAGACCCTCGTGCTCCGCCTCTACGGCCAGGAGAACCTCAAGGCGGTGCTCCTCGCCGAGACCGACGCCGCCTGCCGCGGCAGCCTCGCCGCGTGGGCGGCGCAGCCCTGTGTCGACATCAAAGACGGGCTCTCCACT ATGATATTTGATCTTACTGCCAAGAAGCTGATCGGCTACGAGCCGACCAAGTCCTCGGAGAGCCTGCGGGAGAATTTCACGGCGTTCATTCGCGGCCTGATCTCGTTCCCCCTCAACATTCCCGGCACGGCCTATCACGAATGCATGGAG GGGAGGAAGAAAGCGATGAAGGTGCTCAAGGGCATGATGCAGGAGAGAATGGCGGATCCGGAGAGGAAGTGCGAGGACTTCTTCGACCACGTGATCCAGGAACTGAGGAGGGAGAAGCCGCTTCTGACGGAGACCATCGCGCTGGACCTCATGTTCGTGCTCCTCTTCGCCAGCTTCGAGACCACGGCGCTCGCCCTCACCCTCGGCGTCAAGCTGCTCACCGAGAACCCCAGAGTCGTCGACGCGCTAACG GAGGAACACGAAGCGATCGTGAGGAACAGGGAGGACCCAGATGCCGCGATCACGTGGGCCGAGTACAAGTCGATGACCTTCACAGCTCAG GTCATCATGGAGATCGTCAGACTCGCCAACATCGTGCCGGGGATTTTCCGGAAGGCCTTGCAAGACGTTGAGATCAAAG GCTACACGGTTCCAGCGGGATGGGGTATCATGGTGTGTCCGCCGGCGGTGCACCTAAACCCTGACATATACGAAGATCCGCTGGCGTTCAACCCATGGAGGTGGCAG GACAAACCTGAAATCACCGGCGGAACGAAGCATTTCATGGCGTTCGGAGGCGGGCTTCGGTTCTGCGTCGGAACCGATCTCACCAAGGTCTTGATGGCAACATTCATTCACAATCTTGTTACGAAATACAG ATGGAAGACAGTAAAAGGAGGGAACATAGTCCGGACGCCGGGCCTCGGCTTCCCGGATGGCTTTGACATCCAGCTCTTCCCTAAGAACTGA